The nucleotide sequence ATTTGACAAATCTGGTCCCGATTGAGATTATATTCCATCCAAGGCAGGTCAAAGCTCAAGGAAAATGAGGTAAGcaaaaatttcatttcatctgaaaatttcagtcaaaaataaaactaagtTGCAGTCAGCATAAAAGAGGTGAGGCTGAACAAGGCCtttcaaaaaaagacaaaaaaaaaaaaaaaaaaaaaaaagcccagagTGCTGAAGCAGAGAAGCAGTGCGCCTCCGGCAGTGAAAAGCTccacaaaccacagacagaaccCGAACTAATCCAGAGCATCCTGCATCATCATACAGCAGGTTAACTACTGGAGATTTAATGGCCAATTATCACAAATGTTCAATGTATCTTTTTTATAACAGCTTTACTCCAAAGATACATATACCCAGATTGACTGCTCATGCACAGCACAAACCAATCTCACAATGGGCCTCACGCAAGAACCACTCATGTGAACAGATTTGTTCTACAGTGGAACATACAAGTGATTTAAGAGAACTTGGTGCATCAATACAccttaatttaaatttaaatatgatGCTGCATTACCTGAATAATATTGATCTCCATGACAACACATCCCTTTGACCGCCTCCCATTTTTAGTCATGGACCACTTTGTTTTAGCAAGATATTTTTTAAGCATCtacctttatttttattattttattattttacaaagAGATTCAAATTTTGAACTTGAAACAGGAGTCACATCTGCCACCAACTGAAACAGGGGTCATACGACCACCTCCTGTAACATGACCCAGGTCCTGTACTTAGATTATGTGAGACACCTGAGTAAGTTCCACCTGCAGAAAAAGACTTctgggattttttaaaatgtatttttatcacaacatttattctttatttctgCCTCAGCTGCATTAATGTTACCACTACTGACACTGCTACATGTGCTCTATTTTTGTCTGCTGGTTTCCCACAACAGGACTTGAAGCTTTTCTTTTCGCTCTTTAATAAACTTGAGACAAGCGACAATCATTTTTCACAGCACACATTTGAACTTgtcaaagcaggaaaagcaaAGGTGTTTCTAATAAGTTTAAAAATGGCTGTGGGTACATCTTAACTCCCTTAACTGCATCCACATTTCCCTCACTTGTGCCTTTTCCTTGAATCCTAGTCCCTCCCACTGTAGATGAGAGGAGAGATTCAGGGAAAACATgcaaggagagaggaaacaaggaaatATAAACATCAGCATCTGAACCGTCATCTCAGAGGACGTCTGATGACATTAGCACAAAGACATGTTTATAAGTCATGACGTTGGATGGTCTCATGTATCCTCACTTTTCAGAACGGAAAGAGAAACCCTGGTACGGCTTTCAAGATGGCAGACCAGAACGATTCCAGGGGCCAAGCAAGGATTGAGAAGCAAGAAACGAACAAATAACTTAATTGGGGTGTACCCCTCGTTCTATTCAAGCGTCCCAGTGATAGTGAGCCAGCACGCACAATACCAGGactctgaaactgaagcagctcaaaatgacttcattttgttgtttacacatgtgcttttcctgctatgataTGTCAAAACGTGTGTGAAAAAGGACAGTTTACAAGTTCCTACTTCTCATATGCCCTCACAAAAAACAGGAGAGATTTGTGATGAGAATACAAAAATGCATCTTGCATGAGGcccactgtttttctgttaatgtgttAGGGAACTTGGCTGAGGTTACTTTGCGCCACTCTGCGTTTAAATTAACTGCATGTTTAACCAGTTAATTGACTTTGCACCTCGAGGCTTTGAAATGAAAGATGCGTACAAAAGGGAAACTAAATCAGAACGGGAGCAggcacaacacaaaacacagaccaGTGGGAcaatggagaaagagaaaaactgttCAGTTACCTTTCCCAACATTCTTTTTGGTAGCTGACGAAGGAGAGGGAATCATAGGTAATTTCAACTCAGCACGATTTGACTCAGTCAGAAGGTAGTGGGACTTATAGGCATATGAACTTAATATGGTGTCAGTAAGGTCTTGCACTAACAGCCCTACACAAGACACACAGGAAGAGACGGGGGTGAGCCGCAGTCAAACTCGAAATTACCCAAAAAAttcacaaaaagagaaagaacaaacacacaagtctcacacacacacgtgcacacacactcagttataACATAAGAAAGTAACAAGTAAAACAAAGTTTGTCCCAACACAAAGAGGCCAAACAGTGCACTCAACTTATTGTGTAAACAGATGAAACATCAGATCTAAACTGGTTGAAAGttattaaaataatcaaatcctGTGTTTTCTCACTCATCACCATCCAGGACGTTGTTTTTTTAAGCCGAGTGCAGTGTAATAGCCTGGATCGTTCATAGTATTAGTATCgtgatggaaaacaaacattacatttcacaGCACTGCTATTCATGAGCAACAATGCCAAACATGAAACATGTAatattaaaagataaaatatccaaaaatgaaatgtctaaAGTAAGTATGTGAGGTTTCTGATGTTACTGCAACTGTGACTCTATCAAAAAATGgtaatatatattaaaaaaaaaaaaaggatgaaaaaactACAATCATGGAGGGTGATCAGGTCCTGTTGATGCTCCAGTGTGAAGTGCAAGTAAGAAaaacttctttttgtttgtaaTAATACTGAAGTCAGAGACCGGCGCAGGCAAAAATCAAGTGTGGTGAAATTACGAACTTCTGCTCCGTCTGTTCGGGGGTCAACGCTGAATCTCAGCTGCCGGAGAGGAAGGTCATTAGGAGCGTGTAGAGCTGTGAGAGCTTACCTCTGGCACACAGGAAGCACCAGCCCACGTTGATGGGGGAGGTGAGGAGGCCGTTCCTCTTGGcgctgctgtggctgctgcagaTCATGATGTGGTGCGTGAGGACGACGCTACCCGCCGCCACGCAGCTGTCCCCCGTGTGGTAGGCCAGAGGGCAGCGGATGCAGCGCATCAGACGACCTGCATGTGAGGCAGTGCAGAGAGAGGTAAGAGTCAGTGAGTTGCTTCACAACAGGTGGAAAGTTTTTCCACTCCGTCATGTAGATGTGTCTGTCACAGAGCTGAGAAAAGGTTCATTCCTCACATTGCAGTTTTTATAATGAAACTGGGTCAAATTATGGGTCCTTTATGagtttcagctgtaattaaaGTTGCAATTAAAGAAAGTCAGTTACTTTTCTCTTACCTTTGGTCCTTTGTGTCAAATATGTGATAATTTTACCTTTTATAAGCCTCAAACAGTTTCAAATGAACCCATCTGAGAAGCTTAGAGgggaaatgtgtctttgtgggAGCTGCCAACAACTCAAAGACATCTGCAACATGACAAGGGgccacaaacagacactgttttttttttatgaggggtcacaagccaaaaagttTGGGAgccacttttgttttctgtacagaCAAATACAAGCATGATTATCTCCCACTGGAATTTGGATGTACAACAGACTCTTTTGGAGAAGGTTGTTATTTGAGAAGAGTTTCTGAAGGGCTTTCAGGAAATATTGAGACATTTCCTCTCCATCAATATGTAAAAATGCATAGGCTCCAAAAGTGTTTCAAAAGTTTCAGGTTTCGTTTATTTGCTTTCCATCTTTTCTTAACTCTTAACGTAGTGCTCGCTTGCTAGTATGGTCAGaatcagacaaaaacagcataaaTCCCATCTTGTGTCACAGGTACAAAGCGAAGGTGACAGTGTCACAGTGTGACAAATGTTTTCTAGCCACATTTTTGGCACCTTAGCACCTGAGGTTTATTTTTAAACCACAAGACACTTGCATTTCGACGCACTCACAGTGtatctcttctctttttcagaTGGGATATTTCCAGCAAGATAACGCAACATCATCTAAAGGTATTTCCAGGAAAATGGAGATTGCTTTATCTTTCTCCAATTGTCTACAGCCCCCAGGTGCCCCTCACCactaaaatgatgaaatgaggGGCACCTGGGTGGAACAGGATGTTTGTAGCAAGACTGAGTCATCAAATATTCTGTAGGAAATGCAGCACAAAGTTTCAGCCAAGGTGTACCTCCAAAAGTAGCACCTTTTTTGTCAGTCATCTCTTTCTCAATCTGATTTCCctcaagaaaaacacacactgtcttatttctttctcttgcaCTTCTTGCTTACATATTACAATAAGGGAAGTAGTAGCCTTGACCCTTGCACTTCTTATTATCCAAGCTTTTTTTCTATTGCTATTGGTCAATAACATCAACTAGAAGCCAAAAATTTAATGGAAAACGAAACTTTTCATACATTTTCTCCACACTTTGCTGATGCAGCACTGGCTCATTGCCCCACAGCTTCCACTGCAGACTCAAACAGGAAATCAGagaagctgaaaaacaaagcagaggcTGTTTTACCTTTACTGGCTCGCTGCAGGTCTCTCTCCAGGCAGCAGGTAGAGCAGCTGTGCTGAGGGCAGCAGAAGCCTCCGCCCGGACTGCTGGTGGTGCCCGGAAGTTTACGGACACAATCCTCGTGGTAGTAACAACCGCACCCCAACACAGAGCAGCGGGTCACCTCCTGGCCAGCTGTTTTACAGCTAAAACAAGGATGATTGCCTAGAGGAAGAATGACAGAGAGCCTGTGATTGTAaagagccaaaaacaaaaacaaatggtgaAGATGTAGCTGATTCGCTTTGATTCGCTCACCATTTCTACATTCCAAACAGGTGAATCTGCCCTCAGGTAGGGATGTCAGACCAAGACACTCCAAGTGAAACTGTCTGTTACAGTCACCTTCACACACCACCAAACCCTCTCCGTACACCTCACAGATCtacgcacaaacacaaaaagcgCACAGAGAGATGAATAAGCACATGATATAACTCAATGTCTGTCAACTTTTagaagaaacagagatgaaTCATGAGCACCGCTGACCTGGCAGACAGTGTCTCTCTTGCCGGTGCTGCTGTCCTGACGGGACAAGCCGGAGTCCACGGACTGAGTGTCTGAAGCGtctgcatctgctgctgctgggctaTCAAGACTCTTCCCAAATAAACCCTGTGATATGAAGAAAGAGCAagtgtgttgatgtgtgaaTAAACCCAGTCTTATGAAACAAAGATGCACCAAATGTGTGTAGATATTTAGACTAGTGCACGGCATGATCAACAAATTATTATGTTCATTATTAATTTCTGCTTAAGAAAACATCTTAAACACTTAATCGGTGATGAAAATCtgaataaatctttatttttctaattaattCACTAATTCATCAACTTATCACTCTGAGCTTGAGTTGTGATGCTCTGATTGATATAAAAACATCCTGCACATTGCTCAAAATACCTAAATAGacagtattttctctttcctaAGCCTACCTGTGGATCGTTGAGGCCTCTGGAGTCAGAATCAGAGGTGTCTCTGTACTGAGATGAAGCCATCTCTACGTCTGTTGACGCTCTGCTTCGCTTCTTCAGGGGCTTACAGGCATCGGAGATCTCACTGGCACCTAGAAAATCACACAATGGGCATTGAAAAAAGATGAATCTCACTTTTTAGAAGTGTGTGGAGTTCCTACCACAATAAGTGTGAATGAAAGATCCCTTACCTTTCTGTGAACCTGTCCTCAGTGTGGTTTCAGGAGCCATCTCTGCCTGCGTGGAGGTTAAACATGGACGTTTAGGAAAAGTTCTTATACcaaatatatgttttaatgGTGGTCACTCTGATTCAGGTGGTGGCAGGTTAGTTGGCCACATTCAGACCAACTACAGTACTGCATAAAATAATGAAACCATCTCATTCATTTGACGCACAGAGGGCTCCGGCACAAAACACTCAGGGTTgtctagaaaaaaaaagttgaatctGGCTCAGCTTTGTCACAGGATACAAAATCCTCCCTCATAATATTACAAACTTCTGTGTAGTATTTTGGTTTCTGATAAATCTTGAATCTGCTACTCTAATTGGAATTTCCAGATCATTTTATCGACCCGAAGCTTCATGCCCCCATCCTCGCAGCCTCTTGTATTTcctattttttactttttcataaTATTTTGGTATATATCCAATAGCTGACAAtatagaggaaaaaagaaacgTGTATAGGGAATGTGGGGACAAAAGAGTATGACGTTAACCAGAGCCacacctgtgtgtttttcaatgCAGTGCTGGTTTTGGTCTGAACACCAAGTTATCTGTGGAGGACTGATACCTGTTCctttttggttttcttcttaGGGACGGGATCGTTGCCTCTCTCTGACTCAGACCTGCTCCTGACAGACCGCCGCTGCAGCTTTCTCTCCTGAGAAcctgaaaacacataaaaatgttgaGCCGCATCTCTGAGTACCTTTATGACCTCATTGTACAAGTCAAATAattcatcatgtctgtgttttaccaACCTTGTGGACTACTGTGGTGTGATCCAGGAGAGGATGTGGGCTGCAATCCTCCCTCCTCACTCCTCCGACTGGCGGGggagcctctcctctcctccccatcttcctccccttcatctccatcttcctcctcctctggactGGGCTCGGGTTTAGCTCTGCTGTCCTGCTGAAAGCATCAACATCTGAATATCACCTTACAGGATAAGAATGTCACGTGCACATTTATCTGTCTATTGACGTTACACCAACCTCAGGAGAGCAGTATCCCAAGTCGGGCTGCCTGGCCTCTCTTTCtactctctcttccttctcttcttcatctttttttggAGATGCGGCTGCTTTTTTCTGCAGGAGAGGCCAGTCACACTTTGTGATCTCCACATTCAGCCTCTTCATGGTgatggagagaggcagcagctttcgggcagctgctgttttccaggCCCTGACCGGTGGCGGTGAGTCCTGCCGTGCATCACAACCAGCGTTCTGTTTTGGGGAGCTGGTCTTACGCTGGTCCCCCCTCTGGCTCTTCTCTTCACTTGAGGCCTGGGAGTTTGTGTTGTCGTCTGTGTTTGATACACTACACTGTCTGCGTGGCAGTTGCCTTCGTGGTGGCTGCTCTCTGTCCGGTGACTTCACTCCTCCGTCTTCCTTCTTGCCGATTGAGCCGCTGGAGCGCCGGCTTCGTTTCTCAGCTCGGACGGTGGGTTTCTTGCTGGGCGGGGCTTCATTGGGGTCGGGATCAACGTAGATGAAGGTGTAGTTGTCAATTCGCTCCTGTCGCGTCATCAGGAAGGCGTCCTCAGCATGGCCCACACCCACCTCCCACTGAGTACGTTCCCGCTGAGGGATAGGCTTCAGAAGCTggagagaaaatacaaaacGGATGAACAGAATCTGTCTCACTGTCAATCAATATTGGCTTTCCCCAATATGTATTGATGCTGGCGTCCATGATGGTTAAAAAAAGACTTAAGAATCCAAAAAACATGCGTGGGatatttaagttttaattaatttgccACTCTTGTAACTTACTCTAAGTACATAAAGGATATGATAATTGAATATGAATGACTTGCACTGACTTGAATGagtttttttgaaaaaaaagaggatttcAAATTGGTCTTATAAAGATGTCTTATAATCCCATGAAGGATAAGGCATGAAAAAGttcaattcattcatttatacagtaaataagGTCCTCTTGTGGAGAGGGCAGCTCAGAaattgtaggaaaaaaaaaacattaaagagcTACTAATTATTCTTtcaaaaaaggtaaaaattTTGAACTCAAATTCTAAAGTATTTTCACTGCAAATGGTATTTATGAGACAATATTCACCCATTCAACTCTGATTTTGTaatgcatgaataaataaagtgacaaatttTAAGCAAAAGGTACAAATAATAGGCCGTACTAACAAACTGCAATGAGTTGGCAGAATAACATGTTATAGCCGAGCTGAGGCTGGTGTGGAGTCAGTTGAGAATTTAAGACTAAAGTTTATGGTTGAACTGTAAAATACTTCACCTCTGGTTGATGTCGTTCTCACACCTCTGTGAAAACTGCATTTAAGGGATTCTTTATTACACTATTCTGTATATAAattcacacataaacagaagGAACAAGAGCTAATATATTGTTACTACTGAAGATCTGCAACGGTCTTATATTTCTACCAATACTgtgatctttttcttttcctgttatATATGGGTTCAAACTAATTAAGTTTAATTAAGTTtaaacataaatctttaaattcTAATACATATAAAGCCTGATTTTTATAGATTCTGGTTTAACTGAAAGTTTACTGTGGTTTAATGACTCTTCCCCTGAAAATGCCTCATTAGTGTCTAGGATCTAGAATCAGTCTGACAAAATTTCTTGGATGCATTCACACGTACTTTATGTCTCTCTACAGGATTTGTGGTCTTGCGCAGCGTCTCTGCCTGAAGCTCGTCGAACTGTTGCTTCCCTTGGTAAATGACAATCCTCTTCTCGTGGATCCATGCTCGCTCAGCAACACTGCCAAAGAACTGGACGTGATACTCCCTGTGACCTgcacagcaacagagagaatCAGGAAAATGAGCTGCGGTGTTTTGTTCTTACACGTTCAAACATTTGTGAAGTAAAACAGGCAGgttaagactgttttttttttcagtggatgTGTTCTCTTACCTCTGGTGTTGATGCGAGTATGGACCTTCATCTGCGGGTCAGAGGAGACCATGCAGGGCCACCAGGGGTAGGTGCCCACCTTGGACCACACCAGATCTCCTATCACGAACTCCTTACAGAAGCCCGTTTCTTGGATCACTGACGGATGATGGACCTTCGGaacctaaacacaaacacagataaatcaCCTATCTGCTTTCCAAATCCTGAACAACGACAAGTATGTTTACCAAAGAATTGAAACTGCTACGAAGAGCGAACAGTCGTGCTCTTGCCTTCGGCGTCTTTGGTTCAGTTTTGATAATGGCCTTCTGAGGCTTCTCTGTCTGGGCCGGGGGTGTTTCTCTCAGCTGGGGCTGGACGTGGGTGTCCTCTGTCTGGCCCGTGGTGGTACCTGCCTGGGTTTGGCTCTGGTCCAGGCTCTGTTCCTggacctgcagctgcagcctcgcactctttttcctcttctcctttttcctctcatgtcTGCGCTGCATCTGAGCGGCCTCGTTCTTCTGAGACTCCTTCTGAAgattagaaaatagaaaaaggaaaacagcgGCGATGAGACATCAGTTAccttttttccctgtttccatAAAGTCAACTTATAAATGGATCATAAATGGATCTCTcttttcttactctctctctttcttaagTGCTGTTAAGAAGATGATTAAAAGTAAACCACAGAGTGTAAAAATTCCCTATGAATTTTAATGGGACAGGTTCTTCTATTTAGTGTgtgatgttatttttctgtaGTTCAATTTAAACTACTGTATTTGCTTTTATGTAACGCATACTATTGTTTTTATCTaaagctgaaacacacatttaattgagacagaaaatcaatcagcaacaattttgataaaaCGTTACAGCCATTTTTCGAGGGATTCGAAGACGTCCTGCTTTTCATGGTCTGACATgcttgtaaactgaatatttttgtgtaatttggACAGAGCAAGCTATTCAGGACATCATCAGcatgtttaattattttctggcattttacaGGCCAAACAACTCATTGATTATAAGACAAAGTCTTGATCAAGTAGTATTATTAAGTTgtaatcagtattttttaagAACTGTTAGTTGCAGTATTAACTGTAAATTATACTTTTGTTTCCCCCATCTAGGGTTTGGGAATAAACAGTTTGACATATCTCTACAGCACAGTTTGTTCCTATTGTGTTTGGTCTCTGATAAATAAACTTGAATTAACAAATGAGTTTCTTACAATTTTCCACTTTAAGTTGTACTAGATAATACAAAGCTCACAAGATGCAGCAGTGGGACATGCTGAGGTTTGAGGTCACTTTTCAAATTCAGCTGTTTATTTGAACGCCAAGCTGCAGTAATGAtctacagtgtaaaaatactgcaCACGTTGATGTTAAGATGTTCCAAGCGGCTCATGCTTACATCGATGAAGATTGTGACCGTGTGcagaaaaagctagtaagtagACCTTGAGTTAAAAACTTTCgtccaaggtcaagaatgaagaAAGTGTCACACTCAAGCttacaattattttcattattaatctATCTGCTGATTACTTTCTCAAACAATCAATTGtttattcaaaaaatgtcagaaaatagtaaataATGCTCATCACAATTTCCAAGAGCCCAATCCAACATCTTCAACTCGCTTGTTTGATTAAAACCGAAATATATTCCATTTGCTATGTCATACAACAGACCAGCACATGTTTAGACATGAAAGGGGCATAAAAAAGACATTCAAGAGTATAGACGACATGACCACAGTGTCTACAGAGACTGAtacagatctgtgtgtgtgtacaaccAGCTCGAACACGCATGCATTACCTGCAGCTCTTGCAGTAGGTCTCCACACAGCGCAGATTCAAACAGCTCTTTTCCATTCTGATACGTCTTTATGATCTTCAGCTTGATCTCTGGAGAGCTGGTTTTCTTAAGCACCCCACCAGGGGTGTTGGACGGGGCGTGGGAAGGCTGAGAAGAGGGTGTACTGTCCACAAGTGAGGGGGGAGGACTGGATGAAGGCAGGTGTaacggaggaggaggggggagtgtGTGGGTCATGATGTGAGGCGTCTGGGGCAGGTGGTGCTGGGAGGGCAGTGGCGGTGGTGGGGGGCTCTGCGGGTGCGGGTGGGTTTGTATATGAGGCGGGTTCGAGTGGAAGTGGTGCgcatggtgatggtgatgggggtggtggtgatggtggtggaggtgtGGGTGATGCgtgggcagaggaggagacacaggagATAAGGGTCTCTCCTGGAGACCCGGGCCTCTCAGGACCGTCCCCTCCCCTGGCATGAGCCCGTGCTCGCCATAGCTCCGTATGGCCCCGTAGCCATTGGCCGAGCCGTTGGGGAACTGCGAGTACATGGAAAACTTGGCCTGCGGCTCATACATGCCCAGACCAGGCGGAAAGCCGTTGGACACCTGCTGCATGTCCTCCGACGCTGACGGCGGGTAGGAGAACTCTGCATCCAGGGCAGCATCGTAGGAGGGACCACCATCCTCGCCCGGGTCACTGCCGGTGTCGCAGGTGCCTTCCTGTCTGATGTTGGCTGAGTCAATGAGCTGAGGGGGTTGCTGAATTGTATTTCCCATGATCCCTTGcatgaaagagaaggagaaatcCATTGTTGGGCTCCTGCATCCTtaactgtctttttctttgactGGACCTGCGGACAGAAACATGTGCAGTTCAATAAGACACAGGTAAGCTGCATTTTCAAAACCAAGACAGACAAACCACCCTAAAACCTCGTTCAACATCGTCTCATTTATCCTTTACTGATAAATTAAATACCATCAAGCACCAGCTTAAATTAGATCTACCAAAACTTTTTTGGGCACCTACTGACCCCTTGGTTCTTGCATCCCTCTATGCATGGTACatatatttgtttgtatttcagtgtcAGCCAGGTACAGACTACACACGGCAGCTTCATCATACTTTGCCCAGAGGCCCAGAAACCTACCGGTGCTCCTATTCTGGGAGATTATCCCTCCTCTGGTTTTATGTGAGTCAGTTGGTGTTGTAGTAATGTGattaaacatactgtaaatatatttagGAATATGCACCTTGTAGGCATAACATAATCTGATATTTGATTCCAACCAGGGAGCTTTACTGCATCTTTTGTGTCTGCATCTACACAGTTAAACTGTCCACTACAGGAAAAACAATCCcctaaaaaataatcataaaaaatgtaGCACCTGCTTTTGCCATTTCATCTAGTACTGTGCTTAAGTGGTGCGTATTTGCAAACAAATCTGCATGTGTGGCAAACAAAAAGCTCTGCCAGGGCTCCAGAGCAGTATCACACTTTGCCTGGCGGGTAATCCAGCCTCGATGCTTTATGAAGTCATATCACCATGCTGAGAATACATCCAGCATTAGCCAAACATATCCTCAGCTCCTGATAAACTCAAGAGATGAAACGATTAGTAGATTGATTGAACAGTTCTGTCATCAATCATCACTTCAGTagtatttcaaaacaaaacaggcaaaaaacTCACTAGTTTCTGCTTCTCAAATGCGAGTATTTGTTGATTTCTTTATCCTtctgtaataaaaacatatgtTTGAATTTTGTCTGGCAAAAGTAGCGATTTAATTATGTTGACTTGG is from Lates calcarifer isolate ASB-BC8 linkage group LG13, TLL_Latcal_v3, whole genome shotgun sequence and encodes:
- the nsd3 gene encoding histone-lysine N-methyltransferase NSD3 isoform X2, with protein sequence MDFSFSFMQGIMGNTIQQPPQLIDSANIRQEGTCDTGSDPGEDGGPSYDAALDAEFSYPPSASEDMQQVSNGFPPGLGMYEPQAKFSMYSQFPNGSANGYGAIRSYGEHGLMPGEGTVLRGPGLQERPLSPVSPPLPTHHPHLHHHHHHPHHHHHAHHFHSNPPHIQTHPHPQSPPPPPLPSQHHLPQTPHIMTHTLPPPPPLHLPSSSPPPSLVDSTPSSQPSHAPSNTPGGVLKKTSSPEIKLKIIKTYQNGKELFESALCGDLLQELQKESQKNEAAQMQRRHERKKEKRKKSARLQLQVQEQSLDQSQTQAGTTTGQTEDTHVQPQLRETPPAQTEKPQKAIIKTEPKTPKVPKVHHPSVIQETGFCKEFVIGDLVWSKVGTYPWWPCMVSSDPQMKVHTRINTRGHREYHVQFFGSVAERAWIHEKRIVIYQGKQQFDELQAETLRKTTNPVERHKLLKPIPQRERTQWEVGVGHAEDAFLMTRQERIDNYTFIYVDPDPNEAPPSKKPTVRAEKRSRRSSGSIGKKEDGGVKSPDREQPPRRQLPRRQCSVSNTDDNTNSQASSEEKSQRGDQRKTSSPKQNAGCDARQDSPPPVRAWKTAAARKLLPLSITMKRLNVEITKCDWPLLQKKAAASPKKDEEEKEERVEREARQPDLGYCSPEDSRAKPEPSPEEEEDGDEGEEDGEERRGSPASRRSEEGGLQPTSSPGSHHSSPQGSQERKLQRRSVRSRSESERGNDPVPKKKTKKEQAEMAPETTLRTGSQKGASEISDACKPLKKRSRASTDVEMASSQYRDTSDSDSRGLNDPQGLFGKSLDSPAAADADASDTQSVDSGLSRQDSSTGKRDTVCQICEVYGEGLVVCEGDCNRQFHLECLGLTSLPEGRFTCLECRNGNHPCFSCKTAGQEVTRCSVLGCGCYYHEDCVRKLPGTTSSPGGGFCCPQHSCSTCCLERDLQRASKGRLMRCIRCPLAYHTGDSCVAAGSVVLTHHIMICSSHSSAKRNGLLTSPINVGWCFLCARGLLVQDLTDTILSSYAYKSHYLLTESNRAELKLPMIPSPSSATKKNVGKGGKLLCCDSCPASFHPECLEMEMPEGSWSCSDCRAGKKPHYKQIVWVKLGNYRWWPAEICNPRLVPSNIQSLRHDIGDFPVFFFGSHDYYWINQGRVFPYVENDKNFVTGQININKTFKKALEEAARRFQELKAQRESREALEQERNSRKPPPYKFIKSNKPVGKVQVHVADLSEIPRCNCRPTDEHPCSLDSQCLNRMLQYECHPQVCPAGDSCENQCFSKRLYAETEVIKTDGRGWGLRTNQALRKGDFVTEYVGEVIDSEECQQRIKRAHENHVTNFYMLTLTKDRVIDAGPKGNSSRFMNHSCSPNCETQKWTVNGDVRIGLFTLCDIDAGTELTFNYNLHCVGNRRTSCHCGSDNCSGFLGVQPVSAVVMEKEEKARNAKLKPKKRKLRPEGKHTHEYFCFCCGEGGELVMCDRKDCPKAYHLLCLNLTKPPYGRWECPWHDCSVCSAPASSLCDFCPRSFCQDHEVGALTASSLEGRPCCSSHNPLSPLGSNSGSTQQRRSAPSPVSVKEEPGEGCRPAGRRVTPRLPQYLIPCKVRSRWPPLAPIHL
- the nsd3 gene encoding histone-lysine N-methyltransferase NSD3 isoform X3, which translates into the protein MDFSFSFMQGIMGNTIQQPPQLIDSANIRQEGTCDTGSDPGEDGGPSYDAALDAEFSYPPSASEDMQQVSNGFPPGLGMYEPQAKFSMYSQFPNGSANGYGAIRSYGEHGLMPGEGTVLRGPGLQERPLSPVSPPLPTHHPHLHHHHHHPHHHHHAHHFHSNPPHIQTHPHPQSPPPPPLPSQHHLPQTPHIMTHTLPPPPPLHLPSSSPPPSLVDSTPSSQPSHAPSNTPGGVLKKTSSPEIKLKIIKTYQNGKELFESALCGDLLQELQKESQKNEAAQMQRRHERKKEKRKKSARLQLQVQEQSLDQSQTQAGTTTGQTEDTHVQPQLRETPPAQTEKPQKAIIKTEPKTPKVPKVHHPSVIQETGFCKEFVIGDLVWSKVGTYPWWPCMVSSDPQMKVHTRINTRGHREYHVQFFGSVAERAWIHEKRIVIYQGKQQFDELQAETLRKTTNPVERHKLLKPIPQRERTQWEVGVGHAEDAFLMTRQERIDNYTFIYVDPDPNEAPPSKKPTVRAEKRSRRSSGSIGKKEDGGVKSPDREQPPRRQLPRRQCSVSNTDDNTNSQASSEEKSQRGDQRKTSSPKQNAGCDARQDSPPPVRAWKTAAARKLLPLSITMKRLNVEITKCDWPLLQKKAAASPKKDEEEKEERVEREARQPDLGYCSPEQDSRAKPEPSPEEEEDGDEGEEDGEERRGSPASRRSEEGGLQPTSSPGSHHSSPQGSQERKLQRRSVRSRSESERGNDPVPKKKTKKEQAEMAPETTLRTGSQKGASEISDACKPLKKRSRASTDVEMASSQYRDTSDSDSRGLNDPQGLFGKSLDSPAAADADASDTQSVDSGLSRQDSSTGKRDTVCQICEVYGEGLVVCEGDCNRQFHLECLGLTSLPEGRFTCLECRNGNHPCFSCKTAGQEVTRCSVLGCGCYYHEDCVRKLPGTTSSPGGGFCCPQHSCSTCCLERDLQRASKGRLMRCIRCPLAYHTGDSCVAAGSVVLTHHIMICSSHSSAKRNGLLTSPINVGWCFLCARATKKNVGKGGKLLCCDSCPASFHPECLEMEMPEGSWSCSDCRAGKKPHYKQIVWVKLGNYRWWPAEICNPRLVPSNIQSLRHDIGDFPVFFFGSHDYYWINQGRVFPYVENDKNFVTGQININKTFKKALEEAARRFQELKAQRESREALEQERNSRKPPPYKFIKSNKPVGKVQVHVADLSEIPRCNCRPTDEHPCSLDSQCLNRMLQYECHPQVCPAGDSCENQCFSKRLYAETEVIKTDGRGWGLRTNQALRKGDFVTEYVGEVIDSEECQQRIKRAHENHVTNFYMLTLTKDRVIDAGPKGNSSRFMNHSCSPNCETQKWTVNGDVRIGLFTLCDIDAGTELTFNYNLHCVGNRRTSCHCGSDNCSGFLGVQPVSAVVMEKEEKARNAKLKPKKRKLRPEGKHTHEYFCFCCGEGGELVMCDRKDCPKAYHLLCLNLTKPPYGRWECPWHDCSVCSAPASSLCDFCPRSFCQDHEVGALTASSLEGRPCCSSHNPLSPLGSNSGSTQQRRSAPSPVSVKEEPGEGCRPAGRRVTPRLPQYLIPCKVRSRWPPLAPIHL